The Streptomyces sp. NBC_01268 genome segment GCCTTCACGTGCGGGGAGAGGCGGGTCTCCTTGGTGCCCAGCTGGAACGCCAGGAAGAGCTCGTTCTCCTTGGTGTCCGGCTTCCGGCCGAGCGCCGCGGCGAGCCGGCCCGGGTCGTTCGCCCGCCGCTCCCGCTCGTGCCCCTGCCACAGCGGCGAGTCCGGGATCAGGTCCGGTCCCGAGGCGATGACGCCCTTGAACTTGTCCGGCTTCTGGAGCACCGACTTCAGGCCCACGAAGCCGCCCGAGGACGAGCCCATGAACGCCCAGCCGTCCCGCGACTTGAACGTACGGAAATTCGCCCGGACGAAATCCGGGACGTCCTCGGTCAGCCAGGTGCCCATTCGCGGCTGGTCCGGGATATCGCTCCCGTCGTAATAGTGCTTGTCGTCCGGGTTGAGGACGGGCATCACCACGATGAACGGCAGGCTCTTTCCCTCTTCGGACCAGCGGGCGATGCTCGACTGGAGTTTGAGGTCGGTGCCCATCCAGTAATTCGTCGGATAGCCGACGCCGCCGGGCAGCGAGATCAGGACCGGAAAGCCGCTGTTCGCGTACTTCGGGTCGAAATACTGCTTCGGGGCCCACACCCACACCTTGCCGGTGAATCCGGACTTCGCGCCCCGGAGCTCGGTGACGCCGATCTTCGTGCCGTCCTCGACGGTGTTGGCGTCGGTGAACTCCGCCTTGGGTCCGGTGGGGAACACGGTCACGGGGCCGTGGTCCCCCTTCGTCCCGCCGTTCTTCCCGCCCGGTGTGTGCACGGCCGCCTGCTGGGGCTTGCCGTTCCGCGGGGTGTCGAAGGAGACCGGGTCGCCCTGGTCCGAAGAGCAGCCGGCGACCGCGGCCAGCGTGGTCCCGAGGGCGAGGGCGGCCGCGAGGGTGCGGTGGAGGCGGCGGCGACGTGTCATGGCGGGGTCTCCGAGTGCGTTTCGGGTCATACGGCGGATTCCGGAAGGGGAGAGGGATCCGGGACCCGATCGGTTGGCTCGGGACCGGCACGAATCCGGCCGGAGGTGCTGGCGTAGGCTGGCTCGGTCCGTCCAGTACGCGCCCGCCCGCGCGTGCGCAGCCTCCGAAAGGGACACCCGGTGACCGAGAAGGCCGCTCTCCAGTCCGTTCTCGACCGCGCCGCCGCCGGTGGCCGGATCACCCCCGAGGAGGCGCTCGACCTGTACCGCTCGGCGCCGCTGCACGCCCTCGGTGCCGCCGCCGACGCCGTGCGCCGCCGCCGCTACGCGGGGACCGAGCACATCGCCACGTACATCATCGAGCGCAACATCAACTACACGAACGTCTGTGTGACGGCGTGCAAGTTCTGCGCGTTCTACGCGGCCCCCAAGGACACCAAGAAGGGCTGGACCCGCGACCTCGACGACATCCTGCGCCGCTGCGCGGAGACCGTGGAGCTCGGCGGCACCCAGATCATGTTCCAGGGCGGCCACCACCCCGACTTCGGCGTCGAGTACTACGAGAAGCACTTCGCCGCGATCAAGGCCGAGTACCCGCAGCTGGTCATCCACTCCCTCGGCGCGTCCGAGGTCGAGCACATGGCCCGCATCTCCAGGGTCTCCGTCGAGGAGGCCATCACCCGCATCCACGCGGCCGGCCTGGACTCCTTCGCGGGCGCCGGCGCCGAGCTGCTCCCGGAGCGCCCCCGCAAGGCCATCGCCCCGCTCAAGGAGAGCGGCGAGCGCTGGCTGGAGATCATGGGGATCGCCCACGGGCTGGGCGTCGAGTCGACCTCCACGATGCTCATGGGCACCGGCGAGACCAACGCCGAGCGCATCGAGCACCTGCGGATGATCCGCGACCTCCAGGACCGCACGGGCGGCTTCCGGGCCTTCATCCCGTACACGTACCAGCCCGAGAACAACCACCTGAAGGGCCGTACCCAGGCGACCCTCTTCGAGTACCTGCGCATGATCTCCATCGCGCGCCTCTTCCTCGACAACGTGGCGCACATCCAGGGCTCGTGGCTCACCACCGGCAAGGAGATCGGCCAGCTCACCCTGCACTACGGCGCCGACGACCTCGGTTCCATCATGCTGGAGGAGAACGTCGTCTCCTCGGCCGGCGCCAAGCACCGCTCCAACCTGCGCGAGATGATCGACATGATCCGCACCGCGGACCGCGTCCCCGCGCAGCGCTCGACCACCTACGAGCACCTGGTCGTCCACGACGACCCGGCGAACGACCCGGTCGACGAGCGCGTGGCCTCCCACATCTCGTCCATCGCGATCGAGGGCGGCACGGCCCACCCCGAGCTGAAGCTCCTCGACGCCCACTGAGAACGGCACCGATGCTGACGCTGCACGCCGCCGACGGCTCGCCCGAGTTCGCCGTCCTCGTCGACGGTCCGCTCGTCGCGGCCGTCGGCCCGTACGAGGAACTGGCCGACGCCAACCAGGACGCCCGGCTGCGCCGCTGGCCCGGCATCCTCACCTCCGGGCTGCTCAACCCGTACGGCCCCGAGCTGCTCGAAGCGACCTACCACCCGGACCCGCGCGAGGCCGACACCTTCGGCACCGAGCCGATCATGGGGGAGCGGGCGCACGAGATCTTCGAGGCGAACCCCGCCCGCCGGGGAGCCTCCGCGCGCCGCGGGGTGCAGCGGCTGCTCGCGCACGGCACGGTCGCCGTCGGCGGGGAGCTGCGCGGCCGGGCCGCGCAGGACGCGGTGCGCCGGGCCGGGCTCGCCGTGGGGCAGCGCCCGCCGAACCTGCCGGGGCCGCCGTCCCTGACGCCGGCGCCGCTCGTGCTGCTGCCGCGGCTCGCGCCGGGCGGCCCGGCCCGCTTCGCCGTCTTCGACGTGCCCGACCGGGCGGCGCTCGTGCGCCTGGGGCCCGCCACCTGCGTGGCGACGGTCATCGCGGGCCGTCTGGTCTACCGGGCCCGCTGACCGTCGTGGCCGCCGTCCCCTGCGACAATGCGGGCGTAACGTCGGCCCCCAGGCCCTCCGTACGAACCAAGCCCGCAGTACGAACCAAGTGAGGCGAACGCCAGTGACCCGCGCCACCCTGGACAAGCAGCCGCACGAAGTCGCCTCGATGTTCGACGACGTGGCGGCGAACTACGACCTCACCAACGACGTCCTGTCGCTCGGCCAGGACCGGCGCTGGCGCAAGGAGGTCGCCAAGGCGGTCGACGCGCGGCCCGCGCAGAGGATCCTCGACCTGGCCGCCGGCACCGCGACCTCCTCGCAGCCGTTCGCGCGCGCCGGGGCGTACGTCGTGCCCTGCGACTTCTCCCTGGGGATGCTGCGGGTCGGCAAGAAGAACCACCCGTGGATGCCGTTCACCGCGGGCGACGGCACGAAGCTGCCGTTCCGCGACGACGTCTTCGACGCCGTCACCATCTCCTTCGGGCTGCGCAACATCCAGGACACCGACCAGGCGCTGCGCGAGCTGTACCGCGTGACGAAGCCCGGCGGCCGGGTCGTCATCTGCGAGTTCTCGCACGCCACCTGGGCGCCGTTCCGCACGGTGTACGAGGAGTACCTGATGCGCGCGCTGCCGCCGGTGGCGCGGGCCGTCTCCTCCAACCCCGACGCGTACGTGTACCTCGCCGAGTCCATCCGGTCCTGGCCCGACCAGCCGACCCTCGCGGGCATGATGCAGAAGGCCGGCTGGTCCGAGGTGGCCTGGCGGAACCTGACCGGCGGGA includes the following:
- a CDS encoding demethylmenaquinone methyltransferase, with amino-acid sequence MTRATLDKQPHEVASMFDDVAANYDLTNDVLSLGQDRRWRKEVAKAVDARPAQRILDLAAGTATSSQPFARAGAYVVPCDFSLGMLRVGKKNHPWMPFTAGDGTKLPFRDDVFDAVTISFGLRNIQDTDQALRELYRVTKPGGRVVICEFSHATWAPFRTVYEEYLMRALPPVARAVSSNPDAYVYLAESIRSWPDQPTLAGMMQKAGWSEVAWRNLTGGIVAMHRGFKQP
- a CDS encoding alpha/beta hydrolase — its product is MTRRRRLHRTLAAALALGTTLAAVAGCSSDQGDPVSFDTPRNGKPQQAAVHTPGGKNGGTKGDHGPVTVFPTGPKAEFTDANTVEDGTKIGVTELRGAKSGFTGKVWVWAPKQYFDPKYANSGFPVLISLPGGVGYPTNYWMGTDLKLQSSIARWSEEGKSLPFIVVMPVLNPDDKHYYDGSDIPDQPRMGTWLTEDVPDFVRANFRTFKSRDGWAFMGSSSGGFVGLKSVLQKPDKFKGVIASGPDLIPDSPLWQGHERERRANDPGRLAAALGRKPDTKENELFLAFQLGTKETRLSPHVKAFIKQYTKGPIKSHLEIIQGGGHNALSYIRGMDEGSIAWLSRRMQGPIAAPVPSS
- the mqnC gene encoding cyclic dehypoxanthinyl futalosine synthase; protein product: MTEKAALQSVLDRAAAGGRITPEEALDLYRSAPLHALGAAADAVRRRRYAGTEHIATYIIERNINYTNVCVTACKFCAFYAAPKDTKKGWTRDLDDILRRCAETVELGGTQIMFQGGHHPDFGVEYYEKHFAAIKAEYPQLVIHSLGASEVEHMARISRVSVEEAITRIHAAGLDSFAGAGAELLPERPRKAIAPLKESGERWLEIMGIAHGLGVESTSTMLMGTGETNAERIEHLRMIRDLQDRTGGFRAFIPYTYQPENNHLKGRTQATLFEYLRMISIARLFLDNVAHIQGSWLTTGKEIGQLTLHYGADDLGSIMLEENVVSSAGAKHRSNLREMIDMIRTADRVPAQRSTTYEHLVVHDDPANDPVDERVASHISSIAIEGGTAHPELKLLDAH